A genomic stretch from Desulfotignum balticum DSM 7044 includes:
- a CDS encoding type II toxin-antitoxin system RelE/ParE family toxin, with amino-acid sequence MSQKYHIKWAAIAQSDLKQIIDYIAVDSPDNALQILKKLRQKASSLYTLPDRGGIVPELKDQGIHIYREIIVPPWRVIYRISAATVFVLSIIDSRRNVEDILLNRFVK; translated from the coding sequence ATGAGCCAAAAATATCATATTAAATGGGCCGCTATTGCGCAAAGTGATTTGAAACAAATAATTGATTATATAGCGGTTGATAGCCCAGACAATGCGCTACAAATACTAAAAAAACTAAGACAAAAAGCGTCAAGCCTCTACACCCTGCCTGATCGAGGTGGAATTGTACCGGAGTTGAAAGATCAGGGTATACACATCTATCGAGAAATAATTGTTCCTCCCTGGCGCGTTATTTACAGAATATCAGCTGCAACTGTTTTTGTTTTATCCATTATAGATTCAAGGCGGAATGTTGAAGATATATTGCTGAATCGATTTGTCAAATAA
- a CDS encoding type II toxin-antitoxin system Phd/YefM family antitoxin, translated as MNITNDIKPVTYLKSRAADLLNQINETHRPVIITQNGEPRAVLQDPESYENMRNAIGLLKLISTGEADIREGRTTSQEDVFDEIESALKESDK; from the coding sequence ATGAATATTACAAACGATATTAAGCCGGTTACTTATTTAAAATCACGGGCGGCTGATTTACTCAATCAAATTAATGAAACGCATCGGCCTGTTATAATAACCCAAAATGGTGAACCTCGAGCGGTACTTCAAGATCCTGAGAGTTACGAAAATATGCGTAATGCCATCGGTCTTTTAAAACTTATTTCAACAGGGGAAGCCGATATCAGGGAGGGACGAACAACGTCACAAGAAGATGTGTTCGATGAAATCGAAAGCGCACTAAAAGAAAGCGATAAATGA
- the istA gene encoding IS21 family transposase yields the protein MIDKRTVFEIHRLNNMQFSIRQIARQLGLDRGSVKKYLEQPDITCQKRPGRVSKLDPYRDLIREMINDYPQIKAPVVLQHIRVKGFTGEITIVRDYLKQIRQDKKQAFIRFESRPGEQFQIDWGHFGSLTYGKSSRKLYALAVIESHSRMLFVVFTHSQNQATLHRCLVAAFLYFGGTPGELVVDNMVTAVIERVGSMIRFNEAFLDFLRHFGITPKACNVRAPHEKGKVENSIRYLRNNFWPLRKFADLDDVNHQVLAWLDTTANQRVHQTTGEKPADRFVKDALNPLPDPLPDYRETDNLTVYKDFGVRFDANVYTVPPRLVGKSVTLKADSRTVSIYYKEKQVATHTRKWEKNLRIDLPAHTEQVRKLRKRILMDRQIMIFMSLGQEAVDYLEKITEASQPLKKTVSHLLQLQDKYGASSLIYALRKALAHKLYGSEYVENILHQEMTPAIHHRPVALKNEDLNQIRLPQPNLAEYDALALSRRKK from the coding sequence ATGATAGACAAGCGGACCGTTTTTGAAATTCACCGGTTGAACAACATGCAGTTTTCCATCCGGCAGATTGCCAGGCAGCTTGGACTGGACAGGGGAAGCGTCAAAAAATATCTTGAACAACCGGATATCACCTGTCAAAAAAGACCGGGCCGGGTGTCAAAGCTGGATCCATACAGAGATCTGATTCGGGAGATGATAAATGACTATCCTCAGATAAAGGCACCGGTGGTGTTACAGCATATCCGGGTCAAAGGGTTTACCGGCGAAATCACCATCGTCCGGGATTATCTCAAACAGATAAGGCAGGACAAAAAACAGGCCTTTATCCGGTTTGAATCCCGGCCCGGTGAACAGTTCCAGATTGACTGGGGGCATTTTGGCAGCCTTACATATGGTAAAAGTTCAAGAAAGCTGTATGCCCTGGCAGTGATTGAGTCTCACAGCCGGATGCTTTTTGTGGTGTTCACCCACAGCCAGAACCAGGCAACCCTTCACCGGTGCCTGGTTGCTGCGTTTTTGTATTTTGGGGGCACACCCGGGGAACTGGTCGTGGACAATATGGTCACAGCCGTGATCGAGCGGGTGGGCAGTATGATCCGCTTCAACGAGGCCTTTCTGGATTTTTTGCGGCATTTTGGGATTACACCGAAGGCCTGCAATGTCAGAGCGCCCCATGAAAAAGGGAAGGTGGAAAACAGTATTCGGTATCTTCGCAACAACTTCTGGCCGTTAAGAAAGTTTGCAGATTTGGATGATGTGAACCACCAGGTGCTGGCATGGCTGGATACTACGGCCAACCAGAGGGTGCATCAGACGACCGGCGAAAAGCCGGCGGACCGGTTTGTCAAAGATGCCCTGAACCCGTTGCCGGACCCGCTGCCCGATTACCGGGAAACAGACAATCTCACGGTATACAAAGACTTCGGCGTCCGTTTTGATGCCAATGTATATACAGTCCCGCCCCGGCTGGTGGGGAAATCCGTCACCCTGAAAGCAGACAGTCGGACCGTATCCATCTACTACAAGGAAAAACAGGTGGCAACCCATACACGGAAATGGGAAAAAAATCTGCGTATCGATTTGCCGGCACACACGGAACAGGTCCGAAAACTCAGAAAACGCATATTGATGGACAGGCAGATAATGATTTTCATGTCCCTGGGCCAGGAAGCCGTGGATTATCTGGAAAAAATCACCGAAGCCTCACAACCGTTGAAAAAAACGGTGTCACATCTGCTGCAACTGCAGGACAAATACGGGGCATCATCGTTGATATACGCCCTCAGAAAGGCTCTGGCCCATAAGCTGTATGGATCTGAATACGTGGAAAACATCCTTCACCAGGAGATGACACCAGCCATCCACCATCGTCCAGTGGCCCTGAAAAACGAAGATCTGAATCAGATCCGGCTGCCACAGCCAAATTTGGCTGAATACGATGCACTGGCCCTTTCACGGAGAAAAAAATAG
- the cmoA gene encoding carboxy-S-adenosyl-L-methionine synthase CmoA produces MTRDRVFAVKRRQIQPFSFNREVAEVFEDMLVRSVPLYRESIRRQAELARRFYQPRTRIYDLGCSHGNFGVRLQALFMQTSFTLVGVDTSRPMLEKYRNRLAPPEPGRCIHLVCGRMEDIRITNASVVVINLTLQFLNPSKRENLIQQIFSGMVPGGILLLMEKTVHPEPALHHLQLDVYQQFKRENGYSDLEISQKRDALEKVLIPDSLDTHFQRLYRAGFSQVEVWLKWFNFSAIMAVKQGGTPGVFMDR; encoded by the coding sequence ATGACACGCGACCGGGTATTTGCCGTAAAACGCAGACAGATTCAGCCTTTTTCCTTTAACCGGGAAGTCGCGGAGGTGTTTGAGGATATGCTGGTCCGGTCCGTGCCTTTGTACCGGGAGAGCATCCGCCGCCAGGCGGAACTGGCCCGGCGGTTTTATCAGCCCCGTACCCGGATCTATGATCTGGGCTGTTCCCACGGCAATTTCGGGGTCCGGCTCCAGGCATTGTTCATGCAAACTTCGTTTACCCTGGTGGGGGTGGATACTTCCCGGCCCATGCTGGAAAAATACAGAAACCGGCTGGCGCCGCCCGAGCCGGGCCGATGTATTCATCTGGTCTGTGGCCGTATGGAAGATATCCGCATCACAAATGCGTCCGTGGTGGTGATCAACCTGACGTTACAGTTTCTGAACCCTTCCAAAAGAGAGAACCTGATTCAGCAAATATTTTCCGGGATGGTGCCCGGCGGCATCCTGCTGCTCATGGAAAAAACCGTTCACCCGGAACCGGCCCTGCATCACCTGCAACTGGATGTTTACCAGCAGTTCAAACGGGAAAACGGATATTCTGACCTGGAGATCAGCCAGAAAAGAGATGCCCTGGAAAAAGTGCTGATTCCCGACTCTCTGGACACCCATTTCCAGCGCCTGTACCGGGCCGGGTTCAGCCAGGTGGAGGTGTGGCTCAAATGGTTTAACTTCAGTGCCATCATGGCGGTGAAACAAGGAGGCACACCCGGTGTTTTCATGGACAGGTGA
- a CDS encoding diguanylate cyclase domain-containing protein, which translates to MDITGYTAEEAVGQNPRMLQSNRHDRAFYAAMWKQIITKGRWNGEIWNRRKDGDLYLERMTISMVRDADGKPDRYVSVFSDITAFRRKDEHIKHLAFHDALTDLPNRTLLMDRINRIMINSDREPCNLALLFLDLDGFKLVNDQYGHNVGDDLLKEVAKRLLALVRESDIVARLGGDEFIVVLNNPKGIQKITSIATHVVRSINEPMEILGEVLHVGASVGIALFPADAGTSEDLIKNADTAMYAAKDSGRNTIRFYAPDNNF; encoded by the coding sequence ATGGATATAACCGGCTATACAGCCGAGGAGGCCGTGGGACAGAATCCCCGCATGCTTCAATCCAACCGGCACGACCGGGCATTTTATGCCGCCATGTGGAAACAGATAATAACCAAGGGCCGATGGAACGGTGAAATTTGGAACCGTCGTAAAGACGGGGACCTTTACCTGGAACGGATGACCATCAGCATGGTTCGCGACGCGGACGGCAAACCTGACCGCTATGTATCCGTATTCAGCGACATTACAGCTTTCCGGCGCAAAGATGAACACATAAAGCACCTGGCTTTTCACGATGCCTTGACCGACTTGCCGAATCGGACTTTGCTGATGGACCGGATCAACCGGATAATGATCAATTCCGACCGGGAACCGTGCAATCTGGCGCTGCTGTTTCTGGACCTTGACGGATTCAAGCTTGTCAACGACCAGTATGGCCACAACGTCGGCGATGATCTCTTAAAAGAGGTTGCTAAAAGGCTTCTGGCGCTAGTGCGCGAGTCAGATATCGTGGCCCGCCTGGGCGGCGACGAGTTCATCGTTGTTCTCAATAATCCGAAGGGAATACAGAAAATTACATCCATCGCCACCCATGTCGTCCGCTCGATCAATGAGCCCATGGAAATTCTCGGTGAAGTGCTCCATGTCGGAGCATCCGTCGGTATTGCTTTGTTCCCCGCCGATGCAGGTACATCTGAAGATTTGATCAAGAATGCCGACACGGCAATGTATGCCGCCAAAGACTCGGGCAGAAATACGATTCGTTTTTATGCGCCGGACAATAATTTTTGA
- a CDS encoding P1 family peptidase → MKEIQINEIKGFKIGHAQNHDGGTGCTAIICEAGAFAGADVRGSGPASRESELLKPLSIAQQIHCVMLSGGSAYGLAAGDGAMQFLEEKGVGFDVGVGVVPLVCGASLFDLVVGDPTCRPDKKMGYKACEAAGTKEVAQGNVGAGTGATVGKFLGMDRMMKSGLGTFALEIDTVQCGAIVAVNALGDVIDYDTGRPIAGILTEDKTALASTREIMYKEIARQRDVFSGNTTIGCILTNAKLTKNQANKLAAVAHNGFAKAISPVHTSVDGDTIFVLATGEVDANLDALGVLSTEVMARAINEAARSAQPAYGLKTAADFLV, encoded by the coding sequence ATGAAAGAGATTCAGATCAATGAGATCAAAGGATTTAAAATCGGTCATGCACAAAATCATGACGGGGGAACCGGGTGCACTGCCATTATTTGCGAGGCAGGTGCCTTTGCCGGGGCCGATGTCAGGGGAAGCGGGCCTGCCAGCAGGGAATCTGAACTGTTAAAGCCGTTGAGTATTGCCCAGCAGATTCATTGTGTCATGCTCAGCGGAGGCAGCGCCTATGGCCTTGCGGCCGGAGATGGGGCCATGCAATTTCTGGAAGAAAAAGGCGTGGGGTTTGATGTGGGGGTGGGGGTTGTGCCTTTGGTGTGCGGGGCGTCCCTTTTTGACCTGGTGGTGGGAGACCCCACATGCCGGCCAGATAAAAAAATGGGGTACAAAGCCTGTGAGGCGGCCGGAACAAAAGAGGTGGCCCAGGGCAATGTCGGGGCAGGTACAGGGGCCACAGTGGGTAAGTTTTTAGGAATGGACCGCATGATGAAAAGCGGACTTGGCACCTTTGCCCTTGAAATCGACACCGTACAATGCGGGGCCATAGTGGCCGTGAATGCCCTGGGTGATGTCATTGATTATGATACGGGCAGGCCCATCGCAGGCATACTTACAGAAGATAAAACGGCCTTGGCAAGCACCCGGGAAATTATGTACAAAGAGATTGCCCGGCAAAGGGATGTCTTTAGCGGCAATACAACCATCGGATGTATTCTTACCAATGCAAAGCTCACCAAGAACCAGGCCAATAAGCTGGCTGCTGTTGCACATAATGGATTTGCCAAGGCCATCAGCCCGGTCCATACTTCAGTGGACGGGGATACCATCTTTGTACTGGCCACAGGAGAGGTGGATGCAAACCTGGATGCCCTTGGGGTTTTATCTACCGAAGTCATGGCCCGGGCTATTAACGAGGCTGCAAGAAGCGCCCAACCCGCCTATGGATTAAAAACGGCTGCTGATTTTTTAGTTTAG
- a CDS encoding DUF3047 domain-containing protein, with protein MRFIPVLVMVLFLCMATVTAYTDQLVIGNFSRLAPGDSLPDPWEPMTFKNIDRQTSYALIQDNGRTIIRAHSQNSASGLIHPLRVNPEEYPVIKWRWKIDHVLENGDVTAKQGDDYAARIYVAFAFDTDKAGWWERTRHKSASLFSGKELPGTALNYIWANRAPVETIVPNPYAKEARMIVLQSGNSASGRWVTEERNILKDYAKAFGRNPPEIIGIGIMTDTDDTGGETTGYYGDITLLRLPD; from the coding sequence ATGCGGTTTATTCCGGTTCTGGTAATGGTTTTGTTTCTGTGCATGGCCACTGTGACTGCATACACGGATCAACTGGTCATCGGTAATTTTTCCCGACTGGCACCCGGCGACAGCCTGCCGGACCCCTGGGAACCCATGACGTTTAAAAATATTGACCGCCAGACCAGCTATGCCCTGATACAAGACAATGGCCGGACCATCATCAGGGCGCACAGTCAAAACAGCGCCTCAGGCCTGATCCACCCGTTGCGGGTGAATCCCGAAGAATATCCTGTGATAAAATGGCGCTGGAAAATCGATCATGTCCTGGAAAACGGAGATGTTACCGCCAAACAGGGGGATGATTATGCTGCACGCATTTATGTGGCATTTGCCTTTGATACGGACAAGGCCGGATGGTGGGAGCGGACAAGGCACAAAAGTGCTTCGCTTTTTTCCGGCAAAGAGCTGCCCGGTACCGCCTTGAATTATATATGGGCCAACAGGGCGCCTGTTGAAACAATCGTACCCAATCCCTATGCAAAAGAAGCAAGAATGATTGTTTTACAAAGCGGTAACTCAGCCAGCGGGCGCTGGGTTACAGAAGAACGAAACATCCTGAAAGACTACGCAAAAGCTTTTGGACGAAACCCGCCTGAGATCATCGGTATCGGCATCATGACCGATACCGATGATACAGGAGGTGAAACCACCGGATATTACGGCGATATTACCCTTTTGCGCCTGCCTGATTAA
- a CDS encoding type II toxin-antitoxin system HicB family antitoxin has product MKNLKIVVEKHPDTYVAYPLGLKGIVVGQGDSYESALSDIKSAIQFHLETFGSEAFEIDPPIIEAFIAEAGIAV; this is encoded by the coding sequence ATGAAAAATTTAAAAATTGTGGTTGAAAAACATCCTGATACATATGTTGCATATCCTTTAGGGCTTAAGGGTATAGTGGTCGGCCAAGGTGATTCATATGAATCAGCATTATCCGATATTAAATCAGCAATACAATTTCACCTTGAAACATTTGGATCCGAGGCCTTTGAAATTGACCCTCCAATAATCGAAGCGTTCATTGCAGAAGCAGGAATTGCTGTCTAA
- the mgtE gene encoding magnesium transporter, with amino-acid sequence MNDSLKLPDNLFVPGQGDTPEYIDDKVLAHLCESEHPADLASQLSDLDLDQLVTIFSHMSPECCADVLTHMDYEDQREIAKELSNDVLALAITRMSSDDRVDLLQSMPEESSAILLRLLATTEREDIRRLSSYEEDTAGALMTSEYATLSPGLTALQAIDKLRLEAPNKETIYYSYVIDSRRRLLGLVSLRELILARPTTKIEKIMRRDPIFARVHDDQEEVARQMAKYDLLAMPVVNGNDSLVGIITFDDVHDVIEEEATEDFHRMGSISSGSGADDLVDIGLRDATPWLLIRKRLPWLLALVFMNIFSGAGIAYYEDTIQATVALVFFLPLLIGSGGNAGAQSATLMVRALAIGDVMMKDWFRLLGKEVGIALAIGVCMALAVSFIGVFRGGMDVAVIVSMAMVCVVLFGSLLGMSLPFLLTRLKLDPATASAPLVTSVADIGGVIIYFGIATWYLGLHHAAI; translated from the coding sequence GTGAACGATTCCCTCAAATTGCCGGATAATCTGTTTGTGCCCGGTCAGGGCGACACGCCTGAATATATCGATGACAAGGTGCTCGCACATCTGTGCGAATCTGAACACCCGGCAGACCTGGCTTCCCAGTTGTCCGACCTGGACCTGGATCAGCTGGTCACAATTTTCTCACATATGTCACCGGAATGCTGCGCCGATGTGCTCACGCATATGGATTACGAGGATCAGCGGGAGATCGCCAAAGAGCTGTCCAATGATGTCCTGGCCCTGGCCATCACAAGGATGTCATCCGATGACCGGGTGGACCTGCTGCAATCCATGCCCGAAGAAAGCAGCGCAATTCTATTGCGCCTGCTGGCCACCACCGAGCGGGAAGATATAAGACGGCTGTCCTCTTATGAAGAAGACACGGCCGGGGCTTTGATGACCAGTGAATACGCCACCCTGTCACCGGGTCTCACCGCCCTGCAGGCCATTGACAAGCTCCGGCTGGAAGCGCCCAACAAGGAAACCATTTATTACTCTTATGTGATCGATTCCCGGCGGCGCCTGCTGGGCCTGGTGTCGCTGCGGGAACTGATCCTGGCCCGGCCCACGACCAAAATTGAAAAAATCATGCGCCGTGATCCCATCTTCGCCCGGGTCCATGATGACCAGGAAGAGGTGGCCCGGCAGATGGCCAAATACGATCTTCTGGCCATGCCCGTGGTCAACGGCAACGACTCCCTTGTGGGAATCATTACCTTTGACGATGTCCATGACGTAATTGAAGAAGAAGCCACCGAAGACTTCCACCGCATGGGTTCCATCAGCTCAGGCTCCGGAGCGGACGACCTGGTGGACATCGGTCTGCGGGACGCCACCCCCTGGCTGCTGATCCGGAAGCGGCTGCCCTGGCTGCTGGCCCTGGTGTTCATGAATATTTTTTCCGGGGCCGGGATTGCCTATTATGAAGACACCATCCAGGCCACTGTGGCCCTGGTGTTTTTTCTGCCCCTGCTCATCGGCAGCGGCGGTAATGCCGGTGCCCAGTCCGCCACCCTGATGGTGCGGGCCCTGGCCATCGGCGATGTCATGATGAAAGACTGGTTCCGGCTGCTGGGCAAGGAAGTGGGCATTGCCCTGGCCATTGGCGTATGCATGGCTTTGGCCGTGTCGTTTATCGGGGTTTTCCGGGGGGGGATGGATGTGGCCGTGATCGTGTCCATGGCCATGGTATGCGTGGTGCTGTTCGGCAGTCTTCTGGGCATGTCCCTGCCGTTTCTGCTCACCCGGTTAAAACTGGACCCGGCCACGGCGTCCGCCCCTTTGGTGACGTCTGTGGCGGACATCGGCGGGGTCATCATCTATTTCGGCATTGCCACCTGGTACCTGGGGCTTCACCACGCCGCCATCTGA
- the cmoB gene encoding tRNA 5-methoxyuridine(34)/uridine 5-oxyacetic acid(34) synthase CmoB, giving the protein MRFFLSPYQLAALAPYTDEIAGLIEEKQAFLAHPKGNFRKYLNVVNHLPDSVVSMTRLDTPAVSAGTPADISGEERQQLEARLKQLSPWRKGPFNLFGVHVDAEWRSDMKWDRVAPHLPDLTGKRILDIGASNGYYMFRMAARNPELVLGLEPQSAFFCQYLAVQKYVNQKNVACLPATHEELPQMTGFFDLVFCMGILYHRRSPLDMLKEIHDCLKPSAGTLVLENLVLEGKNHVCLFPENRYAKMRNIYFIPDLAVMTSWLVRAGFKDIQCLDVTPTTRAEQRKTDWIQTESLSDFLDPRDPAKTVEGYPGPVRAVFMART; this is encoded by the coding sequence ATGCGTTTTTTTTTATCCCCATATCAGCTGGCAGCGCTGGCACCCTACACGGATGAGATTGCCGGGCTCATTGAAGAAAAACAGGCATTTCTGGCCCATCCCAAGGGAAATTTTCGTAAATACCTGAATGTGGTGAATCACCTGCCGGATTCCGTGGTGTCAATGACCCGTCTGGATACCCCGGCCGTGAGTGCCGGAACGCCCGCCGATATTTCCGGAGAGGAGCGGCAACAGCTGGAAGCCCGGCTCAAACAGCTCAGTCCCTGGCGAAAAGGCCCGTTCAACCTGTTCGGGGTCCATGTGGATGCGGAATGGCGCTCAGACATGAAATGGGACCGGGTCGCTCCCCATCTGCCGGATCTGACCGGGAAACGCATCCTGGATATCGGCGCCAGCAACGGGTATTACATGTTTCGCATGGCTGCACGCAACCCTGAGTTGGTCCTGGGTCTGGAACCCCAGAGCGCATTTTTCTGCCAGTACCTGGCCGTTCAGAAGTATGTGAATCAAAAAAACGTGGCCTGCCTGCCGGCCACCCATGAAGAACTGCCGCAGATGACAGGGTTTTTTGATCTGGTGTTCTGCATGGGGATTTTATACCATCGCCGGTCTCCTTTGGACATGCTCAAAGAGATTCACGACTGTTTGAAACCTTCTGCCGGCACCCTGGTGCTGGAAAACCTGGTGCTGGAAGGAAAAAATCATGTGTGCCTGTTTCCTGAAAACCGGTATGCCAAGATGCGAAATATCTATTTTATTCCGGATCTGGCAGTCATGACGTCCTGGCTGGTCCGGGCCGGATTCAAAGATATCCAGTGCCTGGATGTCACCCCCACCACCCGGGCGGAGCAGCGCAAAACCGACTGGATTCAGACGGAATCTTTGAGCGATTTTCTGGATCCCCGTGATCCGGCAAAAACGGTGGAAGGGTATCCGGGGCCCGTGCGGGCCGTGTTCATGGCCCGCACCTGA